The DNA window AGAATGGCTCGACGTCGGCACCCCCGAACGCCTGGGCGAGCTCGATGCGCGGCTGCGCGGGATCGACCGAGCGTGAGGCGCCCGAAGCTTGATACACTGCGGCGAAAATCAAGCCATGGAGTCGATCCAGGATGAAAGCGCGTATCAAATGGACCGACGGACGCCAGTTCGTCGCAGAATCGGGAAGCGGCCACAGCCTGGTGATCGATGGTCATCCAGACCACGGTGGACGCAATACCGGACCACGGCCGATGGAACTCCTGCTGATGGGGCTCGGCGGCTGCTCTTCGTTCGATGTGATCGATATCCTCGCCAAGGCGCGAGCCCAGGTGACCGACTGCGTCGCCGAGCTCGAAGCGGTACGCGCCGACGCGGTACCGGCGGTGTTCGAGAAGATCCATCTGCATTTCGTGGTCAGCGGCCGTGCGCTGAAAGAGGCGCAGGTCAAGCGCGCGGTCGAGCTGTCCGCGCAGAAGTACTGCAGTGCCTCGATCATGCTCGCCAAGGGAGGCGTCGAGATCACCCACTCGTTCGAGATCCGAGAGTCCTGAGCATCACCTCGGGCGAAGCGTTCACTGCGCGGTAAAAAGCCGAGTGCATCATGCTCAAGGGCTGTGCATAATACGCGGCTTTCCCGAATCGCGATGCCATTCGTCATCGTCCGCGAAGCGCCCAGCCTGGGGTCGTTTTCGCAAGCCACGCCCGCACCCGCCGTCCAATGGGGACAGTGGGCGCGAGCGCTCAATCGCGAGATTGTTCTCGCCAGGTTCCGGTGCCAGCTCTCCGGATCGAGCAAACCGCCACACTTCAGGAGGTTCGGAATTGACCAACAGGCTCCGACTCCACGGGTTCAACAACCTGACCAGCTCGCTGAGCTTCAACATCTACGACATCTGCTACGCGCAGACGCCGGAGCAGCGTGAGGCCTACATCGACTACATCGATGACCTCTACAGCGCTGACCGTCTGACCCAGATCCTCAAGGACGTCACCAATATCATCGGTGCGCACGTGCTCAATATCGCACGTCAGGACTACGAGCCCCACGGGGCGAGCGTCACCATCCTGATCGCCGAGCACGAACTCGAAGCACCGGTGAGCAGCGAGCCGGGGCCCGGGCCCTTGCCCGAGACCATCGTCGGCCATCTCGACAAGAGCCACGTCACCGTGCACAGCTATCCGGAATCACACCCGGACAACGGCATCTGCACCTTCAGGCTCGACATCGACGTCTCGACCTGCGGCATGATCTCGCCGCTGAAGGCGCTCAACTACCTGATCCACAGCTTCGACTCCGACATCGTCACCATGGACTACCGGGTGCGCGGCTTCACCCGTGACGTCGACGGTCGCAAGCTGTTCATCGACCACGACATCACTTCGATCCAGGACTACCTGGCCGAGGACACCAAGCGGCAGTATCAAATGATCGACGTCAACGTCTATCAGGAGAACACCTTCCACACCAAGATGCTGCTCAAGGACTTCGATCTCAACAACTACCTCTTCGATATCACCCGGCGCGATCTGTCCTTCGAAAGCGCCGCCGACATCGAAGGGCGGCTGCGTCGTGAGATGCTCGAGATCTTCTACTCGCGCAACCTCGACTGACGACGCTTGCGCCAATGCGACCGAGACCCGGCCCAGCGCCGGGTCTCTTGTTTATCGACCCGACAAGGATTGGGGTAGACTGGGCGCGCCGCTTCCAGCGCGATGCCGGACAATCGTTCAACGTCAAGGAAGGACTATGAACACTTCGATTCAACGCAAAGCATTTCTACTTTTGCTTGCCCTGGTCACCATCGCCTTCATCTGGCTGCTGCTGCCCTACTACGGCGCGGTGTTCTGGGCGGTGATCCTGGCGATCATCTTCCAGCCGATGCAACGCGGCCTGGAGCGACGGCTCGGCGGGCGACGCAACCTCGCCGCACTGATCAGCGTGCTGGCCTGCATCTTCATCGTCATCATTCCGGTCTCGGCGATCGTCGGTTCGCTGATCCAGGAAGGCGCGAGCCTCTACCAGCGGGTGCGCAGCGGCGAGATCGACTTCAACGCCTACCTCGCCCAGTTCCAGGCTGCCCTTCCGCCCACCCTCGAGGAGTGGATGGTGCGGGTGGGCATCGGCGACTTCGCCGAACTGCGCCAGAGGCTCTCTTCGGCGGCGATGCAGGTCAGCCAGCTGCTCGCAGGCCAGGTCCTGAGCATCGGCCAGAACACCCTGCAGTTCCTGGTCAGCCTAGGCATCATGCTCTACCTGCTGTTCTTCCTTTTCCGCGATGGGCGCTCGCTGGGCCGCGACATCCGTGTCTCGATCCCGCTCAGCGACGACTACACCCGTCAGCTGCTCGGCAAGTTCACCGCGGTGGTCCGTGCCACGGTCAAGGGCAACGTGATCATCGCCGCCATCCAGGGGGCGATCGGCGGGGTGACCTTCTGGCTGCTCGGTATCGAGGCTGCCTTGCTTTGGGGGGTGCTGATGGCATTCCTCTCATTGCTGCCGGCGATCGGCGCGGCGGTGGTATGGGTGCCGGTGGCGGCCTACCTGCTGCTCACCGGCGACTATGTCAGAGGAGCGATCCTGGTCTTCGTCGGCGTGGTGGTGATCGGCCTGGTCGACAACCTGCTGCGCCCCCCGCTGGTCGGCAAGGAGACCAAGCTCCCCGACTACGTAGTGCTGATTTCGACCGTCGGTGGGATGTCGATGTTCGGCATCAACGGATTCGTCATCGGTCCGCTGATCGCGGCGCTGTTCATCTCCGCCTGGGCGCTGTTCAAGGCCGAGCAGCAGGAACAGCCGCTACGGGAAGACCCAAGCCCCCCCACCGAAGAGTAGAAGCGAAAGCGGGGCGCCGGATGGCGCCCCGCGGCATCGTTTGCGAGGGTCAGCGGCCAAGCGGGCCGTGCCACCACAGCCAGCCCCAGCCGGCGAGCGCAAGGCAGGGACCGAAAGGGATCGTCGCGGCGCCGGATCGCGCCAGCACGCCCCATAGCAGCCCGAGCGGCGCCGCCAGGGCAAGCACCGGCGCCAGCGCCCCGCACCCCAGCCAAGCGCCGAGGGCGGCGAACAGCTTGACGTCTCCACCGCCGAGGCCTTCGCGCCCGCGCAGTCGACGATAGCCCCGCCGGCAGGCCTCGAGGCTCAGATAGCCAAGCGCCGCGCCCAGGATCGCCATAGCGGGCGCGGCGAACACACCTCCCGCATTGAGCACCAGACCAGTCCAGAGCAGCGGCAGCACCAGGCGGTCGGGCAGCAGCCGGCGCTCGATGTCGATCAACGACAGCCTGGCAAGCGCCGTGCCCAGCCCGGTCATCGCCACGGCCTCGATGCCGGCACCGAATCGCCATCCCGATGCCGCGCCAAGCACACCGACGAGCAGCCACCACCAGGGCTGCGCCGTGCCCCGCCTGCAAACCCGATCCGCCATCGCGCTCTCCTCGCATCGGCCGCGTGCTTCGATTGCATCGGCCGTGCGCGAGCGCGTTTGACGCCTCCCTCAGCTATGCATGTCGATCTCGACCCAGCCGTCGCGCAGCCGCACGGGCCAGGTACGCAGCGCTATCTCCGGCGACTCGATGCAGCGGCCGTCGGCAAGGCGGAAGTGCTGCTTGTAGAGCGGGGAGGCGACCACCGGCTGAGCCGCGATATCGCCAACGATGCCCCGGCCGATCACGTTGGCGCCGGAAAATGGATCTCCATTGGCAAGCGCATAGATGCTCAGCTCGCTACCCGCGGGAAGCAGGAACAGGGCGATCTGCTCGCCCCGACACCAGGCGGTGACGCCAGCGTCGGGCACCAGCTCGTCGATGCTGCACAGTCGCTGCCACTGACCGGCGCACTCGGAATCTACGGCTTCTTCGCTTCTATCGAGGGGCATCAGGCACTCTCCTCACTGACGATCGAGGGAATCTCATCGGCACGCGCCGGGCGACGCTGGCCACGCTCGCGCACGTAGCGCAGTCCCGGGTCGCCCTGGTTCTGATTGACGAAGGTACGAAAGCGCTTGAGCTTCTCCGGGTCGGAAAGGGCGTTGGCCCACTCGCATTCGTAGCGCTCGACCACCAGCGCCATCTGGCGCTCGAGCTCGGCGCAGACACCCAGGCAGTCATCGATCACCACCGACTTGAGATAATCCAGGCCGCCGTCGAGGTTCTCGCGCCATACCGAGGTACGCTGCAGGCGATCCGCCGTGCGCACGTAGAACATCAGCAGCCGATCGATGTAGCGAACCAGGGTCTCATCGTCGAGATCGGTAGCGAACAGCTCGGCGTGACGCGGACGCATACCACCGTTGCCGCACACGTACAGGTTCCAGCCCCGCTCGGTGGCGATCACGCCGATGTCCTTGCTCTGCGCCTCGGCGCACTCGCGGGTACAGCCGGAGACCGCGAACTTGAGCTTGTGCGGCGAGCGCAGCCCTTTGTAGCGGTGCTCGAGCCGCAGCGCCATGGCGACGCTGTCCTGCACGCCATAGCGGCACCAGCTGCTGCCGACGCAGGACTTCACCGTGCGGGTCGACTTGCCGTAGGCGTGGCCGGTCTCGAATCCCGCGGCGAGCAGTTCGGCCCAGATCGACGGCAGCTGATGCAGCTCAGCACCGAACATATCGATGCGCTGACCGCCAGTGATCTTGGTGTAGAGATCGTACTTCTTCGCCACTTCACCGAGCACGATCAGCTTGTCCGGGGTGATCTCGCCACCAGCGATCCGCGGCACCACCGAGTAGGTACCATCCTTTTGCATGTTGGCCATGAAAGCGTCATTGGTGTCCTGCAGCGGCGCAAGCGCCGGGTCGAGGATCGGCCGATTCCAGTTGGAGGCCAGAATCGATGCCACCGCCGGCTTGCAGATGTCGCAGCCAAGCCCCCCGTTGCCGTGACGGCGCATCAGCGTGTCGAAATCCTCGATACCCTCGAGCCGGACCAGGTCGAACAGCGCCTGGCGAGTATGGGAGAAGTGCTCGCAGAGGCTCGCGTCGACCGCCACCCCGCGCGCGGCCAGCTCGGCCTCGAAAGCCTGCTTGAGCAGCGCGCTGCAGCCACCGCAGCCGGTCGAGGCACGGGTCTCTCGCTTGAGCGAGGCCAGATCGAGACACCCCTGGTCGATCGCCTCGCGGATCGTACCCTTGCTGACGTTATGGCAGGAGCAGATCGTCGCGCTGTCCGGCAGCGCATCGATACCGAGCGCAGGAGCGCCCTCGCCCGCCGGCAGGATCAGCGCCTCGGGCGCAAGCGGCGCGGCGATCGCGTTGGCGACGTACTGCAGCAGCGGATCGTAGAAGCTGTTGTCGCCGACCAGCACTGCACCGAGGACCCGCTTGCCATCCTCGCTGACCACCAGGCGGCGATAGCTGGCGCTGCGCTCGTCGATGAAGCGGTAGCTGCGCGCCCCCGGGCTCGCGCCATGGGCATCGCCGATCGAGCCCACATCGACGCCGAGCAGCTTGAGCTTGGTCGACATATCGGCGCCGGTGAACAGCTCGCTCGGCTGGCCGGCGAGCCGCTCGGCGACCAGTCGCGCCATCCGGTACCCCGGCGCTACCAGGCCGAATACCCGTTCGCGCCAGGAGGCGCATTCACCGATCGCGTAGATCGCCGGGTCCGAGCTTGCGCAGTGATCGTTCACCACCACCCCGCCGCGCGCGGCGATCTCGAGCCCGCAATCACGGGCCAACGCATCCTGGGGGCGGATGCCGGCGGAGAACACCACCAGGTCGGTATCCAGCGCGCTACCGTCGGCGAAGCGCATCCGATAACGATGGCCATTCTCCCCGGCGACGATCGCCTCGGTCGCCTTGGAGAGATGCACGCCGACGCCCAGCGCCTCGATCCTGGCCGCCAGCGCAGCGCCGCCCTCGGCATCGAGTTGCACCGGCATCAGCCGGGGGGCGAACTCGACCACATGGGCCTCGAGGCCGAGGCTCTTCAGCGCATTGGCCGCCTCGAGGCCGAGCAGGCCGCCGCCGACCACTACGCCACGGCGGGCGTTGGCTGCGGCGGCGCGGATCATGTCGAGATCGTCCAGGGTGCGATAGACCAGCCGGGCGTCACCTTCGCTACCTGGAATCGCCGGCACGAAGGGATAGGATCCAGTGGCCAGCACCAGCTGGTCGAAGCGATAGCGCCCGCGCGAGGTCACCACCTCGCGTGTGGTGCGATCGATCTTCTCTACCTTCTCGCCAAGATGCAGCGCCACGCCATGGTCCGCGTACAGTCCGGCTTCGCCGAGCGCCAATGATGCAGCGTCGCGTCCAGAGAAGTATTCGGAGAGATGGACCCGGTCATAAGCCGGATGGCGCTCCTCACCGAATACTGAAATCGCGTGATGATGATGCGCGCCGAGCTCGATCAACCGCTCGACGCAGTGGTGGCCGACCATACCGTTGCCGATCACGATCAGCGACGGGCGCCGATCGGCAGGGACGATGGAAGTCTTATCCTGGTTCATGCGATCTCCTCGATCGGATCTTGATGTTGAGAAGGCCGGGCGATCGACGCGGCGTCGAACAGCCAGTCGTCACCCGGCTCGACCGGCGTCCTGGCGAGAAAGTGGTGATACCAGGCAGGCCCGAGGCGGGTGTCGTTGATCAGGTTGCCGGCACGTATCACGCCCCCGTTGAGGCACAGCGCGCGATAATCTCCACTGCCAGGGTCGAAGTAGCGCAGCCAGCGGTCGCCTGCGCATGGACAAGGGTCGCCGAAGGCGTAGAGCGCGATACCGCTGATCTTCAGCCGCGTCGCGCTGGGAAGGGGTTCGAAGCACCCAGGCTCGCCGCAGAGCACGGCGGCAAGCACCTCCACCTGCGCCCAGATCGGCTCGACCAAGCCAAAGGTGGCACCACGGTGCTCGCAACACTCGCCGAGCGCGTGAATCAGCGGATCACTGCTGACCAGGCGGTCGTCGACGCAGATACCCTGGCCACACTCGAGTCCGGCATCCCGCCCAAGCTCGAAATTCGCCTCGATCCCGGCGGCATGGATCAGGCGCTGCGCCTCGAGCCAGCGACCATCGTCGAGCTTCAGCGCCTGGAGCCGGCCACCGCGGTCGGCGCGCATTTCCGCCAGGGTGCGCTCGAGCTCGAAGGCCAGTCCTCTCGATGCGAGCCTGGCCGCCAGCTGCCTACCGCCCTCGGCGTCGAGCTGACGATTCATCGGCCAGGCGCCGCGATGCACCACGGTCACGCGCGCACCACGCTGGCGCAGCCCTTCGGCGGCCTCTAGGCCAAGCAGCCCGGCACCGACCACGCACACCGGCAGGTCCACCAGATCGTCCTCGAGCAAGGCATCGACATCGCCGAGAGTGCGAAACTCGCTCACCCCTTCGCGCGCGTCGCCGAGGACCCTTACTCGCCGGGTGCGCGAACCGGTCGCGATCACCAAGCGGTGATAATTCACCCCGGCGCCCGAGGCGGTGGTCAACCGGCGTCTGCTGCGATCGATCGCGACGACCGGGTCGCCACGGTGGAGCTCGATTCCCTCGGCGCGATACCACTCGGCTGGACGTCCCCACAGCGCGTCGCGCTCGACTTCGCCCGCGAGCAGCGGCGAGAGCAGGATCCGGTTGTAGCCCACCGCCGGCTCGGCACCGATCAGCACGATGCGCAGGCCGGTGCGCGCCTGGAACCCCTTGGCCACCAGTGCCTCGAGCAGGCGCTGGCCGGCCATACCGCCGCCAATGATCACCAGGGCCGGCCGCTCGTTCATCCCCATCACGTTCCTCCTCGCACCAAGTCGATGCCCCTGGGCGAAAAACAAAAAGGCGCCTGAAGCTCCGGAGGGAGCTTCAGGCGCCTTTGCCTGATCTGGCGGGCCCTGGATTATTCTTGTTGGCACGGGCCGCACCGAGGGTGATCGCTTGTTGTCTTTGTCTTGCGATCCCTGCTTTTAGATGATGCCGATCCCATCGAAGTCGAAGCGGATGGCGATCAGGTCGCTCACGCGACCACCGAGGCGACGACGAGGATCTTCGTTGATCGGCATCATCGTGCTTGTTCGGCCCGCATCCCTATACAAGCGATACGCCAACACCGAGAAAATATTTTAAATTCAATTTATTGAAGCACCCTGCCCCTCCCTACCTCGCCCCCAACGTCTATTCGACCACTCATCGATCTCGGCTTCACGGTGCAAACACCCCCTTCATTGCACCGTCTCGGTGCCGGGGATCACCGAGGATTTCGCGCGCGTTCCCACTCCTTACGCCCGCATGTCCTTACGCCCGCATAGGGACGAAGGAAAACTGGCCCGGTTATTGCTGCGTTTCGAGCCTAAAGCCGCCGAACGCGGCTGGCAGCCACCGCTGGACCAGGTCATCACGTCAACGCAGACGGGCCCGGGCGCCAGGGCGGACGCATCGACATCGAGCAGGAAGACCGAGCAAAGGGGCTCGTTTCGCATTCGCGAAACGAGCCCCTTTTGCGTTCGATGCCTTTTCAACCCCGCAGACGAGTAGCACTGCGCGACCAAGAGGCCACACGATGAGCGAGCACCAAAACCAAGCCGCTATGATCACCACCGCCACCACCTGCCCCTACTGCGGTGTCGGCTGCGGCGTGCTGGTCCAGCATGACCGCCAGATGCCGATCGCGGTATCCGGCGACCGCGCTCATCCAGCCAACTTCGGCCGCCTCTGCGTCAAGGGCAGCGCGCTGCACGAGACGCTCGGCGAGCACGGCCGCGTGCTTCATCCCCGCGTCGATGGCGTCGAGACTCGCTGGGACGATGCGATCGATGCCGTCGTCACCCGCCTGCGCGCGACCATCGAACGACACGGCGCTGAGTCGGTGGCGGGCTACCTCTCCGGCCAGCTGCTCACCGAGGACTACTACGTCGCCAACAAGCTGTTCAAGGGATTCATCGGCACCCCGCACCTGGATACCAACTCGCGGCTATGCATGGCCTCGGCGGTGGCTGGGCACAAACGCGCCTTCGGCGCGGATGCGGTACCCTGCTGCTACGAGGACCTCGAGCAAGCGCGGCTGCTGGTGATAGTCGGCAGCAACCTGGCTTGGAACCACCCTGTGCTGTTCCAGCGGGTGAGCGAGGCGAAGCGTCGCGATCCAGCGCTCAAGGTAGTGGTGATCGACCCCCGAATGACCGAGACCTGCGAGATCGCCGATCTGTTTCTCGGCCTGCGCACCGGCGGCGACATTCGCCTGTTCAACGGTCTGCTGGCCTATCTCTCCAGGGAGGACGGGTTGAACCGCGACTTCATCCGCACGCATACCGAAGGCTTCGAGGAGGCGCTGGCGGAAGCTCAGCGTGCCCCCGACACGGTGGCCGAGATCGCCAAGGCCTGCGGCCTGGCCCCTACATCGGTCGAGACCTTCTACCGCTGGTTCGCCCGCGAGCCCCGCGTAGTGACCCTGTTCTCCCAGGGAACCAACCAGTCCGACCGCGGCACCGACCGGGTCAACGCGATCATCAACTGCCACCTGGCCGGTGGACGGATCGGCTACCCCGGCGCAGGCCCCTTCTCGATCACCGGCCAGCCCAATGCGATGGGCGGACGAGAAGTTGGCGGGCTGGCCAACCAACTCGCCGCGCACATGGACTACCACACACCCGGCGCACTCGAGCGGGTGACACGCTTCTGGGCGACGCCGGCGCTGACGCCCCGGCTACCGTCGGCCCCAGGGCACAAAGCGGTGGCGCTGATCGAGGCGCTCGAGCGCGGAGAGATCCAGGCGCTCTGGGTGATGGCGACCAATCCGGCGGTGAGCCTGCCGGATAGCCAAAGGGTGCGCCGTGCGCTGGAGCGCTGTCCGCTGGTGATCGTCAGCGAAGCGATGGAGTCGGCGGATACCCTGGCCTACGCCGACATCGTGCTGCCGGCGAGCAGCTGGGCGGAGAAGGATGGCACGGTGACCAATTCAGAGCGGCGCATATCCCGCCAGCGCGGCATGCTGCCACCTCCCGGAGAGGCCCGCCATGACTGGCAGGCGCTCTGTGAGGTAGCGGCGGGACTGGGCTATGGAGATGCATTCGACTACCAGGCGCCGTGGCAGATCTTCGACGAACATGCCCGGCTCTCGGGCTTCGAGAACGACGACACCCACGGTCGCAGGCTCTTCGACATCTCAGCGCTCGCCGGGCTAGATGCCGCCGGCTACGACGCGCTGGCCCCGATCCAATGGCCGGTCAATGCCAGAGCACCGCACGGCACCTCGCGGCTATTCGAGGATGCTCGCTTCGCCACGCCCAACCATCGCGCCCGGCTGGTACCGATCGTCGACGAGGCTGACACGGCAGCGGATCGAGACTTCATCCTCAATACCGGCCGGATCCGCGACCAGTGGCACACCATGACGCGCACTGCCCGCTCGACGCGGTTGAATCGCCACCGCGCCGAGCCTTTCGTCGAGCTGCACCCGGACGACGCCGCGGCCTTGAAGATCCGTCAGGACGCACTGGTGCGGCTCGATAACCCACGCGGCAGCTTTCTCGGCAGGGCCCGGCTCATGCCAGGACAGCGGCGCGGAGAGCTTTTCGTGCCGATCCACTGGAACCACCACTTCACCACCGCAGGCCTTGCCAGCGCCCTGACCGAGCGCCGCTGCGACCCCATTTCAGGCCAGCCGGCGAGCAAGTCGGCGCGGGTGCGAATTATGGCGCTGCCGACCCGGTGGGAGGCGAGCGTCCTGCTCGAACGCATGCCACAGCGCAACCGGCTTGCCGCCCTCGGGATCGACTACTGGACTCAGACGCCACTGCGCCGATGCGTGCGGCTCCAACTAGCTGCCAGCGTGGCGCCCACCCGGGAGGCGCTGTTCGAAGCCCTGTTCGGCGGCGAGCCAACGCTGTGGAGCGAACCGAGCGATGGCATCCATTTTCGCGCCGCTTGGCTGGAAGCCGGGCGGCTGCGTGGGTGGCTGCGGGTCGCTCCGGCGCCTTTCGAGTTCGACGATGACTGGCTCGATCTGCGCTTCGCCGATGCCAGCCTCGAGCTCGATGCTCGCCGCCGGCTGCTCGCCGGACGCGGCCTCGATGAACGACCCCAGGGCAGGATCATCTGCAGTTGCCATCAGGTCGGCCAGCGGCCGATCCAATGCGCACTGGAGGAAGGCTGTCTGGACATCGAAGCCCTGGGCCAGCGCCTGCGCTGCGGTACCCAGTGCGGCTCCTGCATTCCAGAACTGAAGCGGATGATTGGGCAGGCCAACCATGCCCGTGAGGCGGATATTTCGGATGCCGGTTGACGGCCCTCGTGCGCTTCTAGATCCGTCGCGCCACGCTGGCGACGGCCTTGGATAGCGCAACGAAACCGAGCCTCAGCGGCGCGGCGGCGCGCGTGCCGCCGGCCTCGAGCGCGATATGGGCCTGCTGCGCTTCCCGCTCGGCGATGCGCTCGAGGATCGCCCGCGAGCGCTGATCGGCCGCGGGCAGCGCGCTCAGATGACGATCGACCCGGTTACCGATACGCTCGGCCTGGGCATTGACCAGACCGAGCCCCCAGCGGTCGTCCAACCGGGCGCTGATGGCACCGCCGCCGAGCGATACGAAATAGATCAGCGGCGCGAGCAGGCTCGGCTTCGCCTCCAGCTCGCGCAGCCTCGCCCGACACCAGAGCAGCCGGTCGAATCCTTCCTCGGCATGGCGCAGCATGCGTCGACGCCCTTCCTCGCTGGGAGCTCCGAGCGCCCGACCGCGATAGAGCGCAACGCTCGCCAGCTGGTCGATGTGGTCGATGCGCAGCAGCTGAGCCGCAGTGTGCCGCTCCTCCTCGGTGAGGCCGGCGTCGTTGACGCCCACCGCGGGCGATGCCTGGGCAGGCGCGACCGTCGATGGCGCAAGCGTACGCAGCGCAGCGTCGAACTGCTCGATCAACCGGTCGGTGAAACTGTACTGACGAGACGGTGGCATGAGGGCACTCCCTTGGCGACTGCGAAAACACGCGACACCCTCCCATCATAGCCGCTCGTGCCGATGCCGGCCCACTACGGCGCGCCCAAGGTCGCGCCGTACGTATCCATTGCGCGGCCGATCTTGCGTCTATACGTGGACACCAAGGCGCGCGAAGCGATTGCCGCGGCGCATGTAGCAACCCCAGACGATAGCGATACACAGCAGATAGAAACCGATGAACGCATAAAGCGCCATCACCAGCGACCCGCTCAAGCTGGAGGAGAGCGCAAAGCCGCGCGGAACCAGGAAACCGCCATAGGCGCCGATAGCGGCGATCACGCCGATCGCCGCCGCCGCATGGCGCTTGACCACATTCATCGCCGCATAGTCTCGGGTCTCGACTCCGGCGCGAAAGATCGCGGGGATCATCCGGTAGGTCGCGCCGTTACCGACCCCGGTGAACACGAACAGCAGCATGAAAGTGGTGAAGAACAGCAGGAAGCTGCCGATCTCGAGCGCATGGATCACTCCCAAGGCGCCGATGATCATCATCACGAAGGAGACTACCGTCATCCGCGCACCGCCGAAGCGATCGGCGAGCGACCCACCGAGAGGACGGGCCAGTGAGCCGACCAGCGCGCCCATGAAGGCGAGGCCCAGGCTGACGTCGGGAAAGGCGATGGAGATCAGCGTCGGAAAGGCGCCGGAGAAACCGATGAAGGAGCCGAAGGTGCCGATGTAGAGCACCGACATGATCCAGGTGTGGCGATGACGAAAGGCACCGGCATAGCCTGAGAAGTCGGTCTTGGCGGTGCTGAGGTTGCTCATGTAGCGCCAGGCGAGCAGTGCTGAGAGCAGCGCCAGCGGGATCCACAGCAGCCCCGCCCGCTCGAGCGCGATACCACTGCCCGACACCACCACCAGCGGAATCACCAGCAGAGCCACCGCGACGCCGAGGTTGCCGCCGGCGGCATTGAGCCCCAGGGCCCGGCCCTTTTCCGCTTCAGGGTAGAAAAACGAGATATTGGCCATGGAGCTTGCGAAGTTGCCACCCCCTACGCCCCCGAGCGCGGCGAGCAGCAGCATCACGGTGAAAGAGGTGCCGGGATTGAGCACCACGTAGACCAGCCCGATGCAGGGCAGGATCAGCAGCAACGAGGAGACCACCGTCCAGTTGCGCCCGCCGAAGCGGGGCACCGCGAAGGTGTAGGGGAATCTCAGGGTGGCGCCGACCAAATTGGGCACCGCGATCAGCCAGAAGATCTGATCGGGTGTCAATGAATAGCCGACTCGATTGAGCATCGGCGCGGTCACCGCCCAGAGCTGCCAGACGGCAAAGCCGAGAAACTCGGCGAAGATGGAAAGCCACAGGTTGCGCTTGG is part of the Halotalea alkalilenta genome and encodes:
- a CDS encoding OsmC family protein: MKARIKWTDGRQFVAESGSGHSLVIDGHPDHGGRNTGPRPMELLLMGLGGCSSFDVIDILAKARAQVTDCVAELEAVRADAVPAVFEKIHLHFVVSGRALKEAQVKRAVELSAQKYCSASIMLAKGGVEITHSFEIRES
- the speD gene encoding adenosylmethionine decarboxylase; amino-acid sequence: MTNRLRLHGFNNLTSSLSFNIYDICYAQTPEQREAYIDYIDDLYSADRLTQILKDVTNIIGAHVLNIARQDYEPHGASVTILIAEHELEAPVSSEPGPGPLPETIVGHLDKSHVTVHSYPESHPDNGICTFRLDIDVSTCGMISPLKALNYLIHSFDSDIVTMDYRVRGFTRDVDGRKLFIDHDITSIQDYLAEDTKRQYQMIDVNVYQENTFHTKMLLKDFDLNNYLFDITRRDLSFESAADIEGRLRREMLEIFYSRNLD
- a CDS encoding AI-2E family transporter, translating into MNTSIQRKAFLLLLALVTIAFIWLLLPYYGAVFWAVILAIIFQPMQRGLERRLGGRRNLAALISVLACIFIVIIPVSAIVGSLIQEGASLYQRVRSGEIDFNAYLAQFQAALPPTLEEWMVRVGIGDFAELRQRLSSAAMQVSQLLAGQVLSIGQNTLQFLVSLGIMLYLLFFLFRDGRSLGRDIRVSIPLSDDYTRQLLGKFTAVVRATVKGNVIIAAIQGAIGGVTFWLLGIEAALLWGVLMAFLSLLPAIGAAVVWVPVAAYLLLTGDYVRGAILVFVGVVVIGLVDNLLRPPLVGKETKLPDYVVLISTVGGMSMFGINGFVIGPLIAALFISAWALFKAEQQEQPLREDPSPPTEE
- a CDS encoding prepilin peptidase; translated protein: MADRVCRRGTAQPWWWLLVGVLGAASGWRFGAGIEAVAMTGLGTALARLSLIDIERRLLPDRLVLPLLWTGLVLNAGGVFAAPAMAILGAALGYLSLEACRRGYRRLRGREGLGGGDVKLFAALGAWLGCGALAPVLALAAPLGLLWGVLARSGAATIPFGPCLALAGWGWLWWHGPLGR
- the nirD gene encoding nitrite reductase small subunit NirD, which encodes MPLDRSEEAVDSECAGQWQRLCSIDELVPDAGVTAWCRGEQIALFLLPAGSELSIYALANGDPFSGANVIGRGIVGDIAAQPVVASPLYKQHFRLADGRCIESPEIALRTWPVRLRDGWVEIDMHS
- the nirB gene encoding nitrite reductase large subunit NirB; this translates as MNQDKTSIVPADRRPSLIVIGNGMVGHHCVERLIELGAHHHHAISVFGEERHPAYDRVHLSEYFSGRDAASLALGEAGLYADHGVALHLGEKVEKIDRTTREVVTSRGRYRFDQLVLATGSYPFVPAIPGSEGDARLVYRTLDDLDMIRAAAANARRGVVVGGGLLGLEAANALKSLGLEAHVVEFAPRLMPVQLDAEGGAALAARIEALGVGVHLSKATEAIVAGENGHRYRMRFADGSALDTDLVVFSAGIRPQDALARDCGLEIAARGGVVVNDHCASSDPAIYAIGECASWRERVFGLVAPGYRMARLVAERLAGQPSELFTGADMSTKLKLLGVDVGSIGDAHGASPGARSYRFIDERSASYRRLVVSEDGKRVLGAVLVGDNSFYDPLLQYVANAIAAPLAPEALILPAGEGAPALGIDALPDSATICSCHNVSKGTIREAIDQGCLDLASLKRETRASTGCGGCSALLKQAFEAELAARGVAVDASLCEHFSHTRQALFDLVRLEGIEDFDTLMRRHGNGGLGCDICKPAVASILASNWNRPILDPALAPLQDTNDAFMANMQKDGTYSVVPRIAGGEITPDKLIVLGEVAKKYDLYTKITGGQRIDMFGAELHQLPSIWAELLAAGFETGHAYGKSTRTVKSCVGSSWCRYGVQDSVAMALRLEHRYKGLRSPHKLKFAVSGCTRECAEAQSKDIGVIATERGWNLYVCGNGGMRPRHAELFATDLDDETLVRYIDRLLMFYVRTADRLQRTSVWRENLDGGLDYLKSVVIDDCLGVCAELERQMALVVERYECEWANALSDPEKLKRFRTFVNQNQGDPGLRYVRERGQRRPARADEIPSIVSEESA
- a CDS encoding NAD(P)/FAD-dependent oxidoreductase, with translation MNERPALVIIGGGMAGQRLLEALVAKGFQARTGLRIVLIGAEPAVGYNRILLSPLLAGEVERDALWGRPAEWYRAEGIELHRGDPVVAIDRSRRRLTTASGAGVNYHRLVIATGSRTRRVRVLGDAREGVSEFRTLGDVDALLEDDLVDLPVCVVGAGLLGLEAAEGLRQRGARVTVVHRGAWPMNRQLDAEGGRQLAARLASRGLAFELERTLAEMRADRGGRLQALKLDDGRWLEAQRLIHAAGIEANFELGRDAGLECGQGICVDDRLVSSDPLIHALGECCEHRGATFGLVEPIWAQVEVLAAVLCGEPGCFEPLPSATRLKISGIALYAFGDPCPCAGDRWLRYFDPGSGDYRALCLNGGVIRAGNLINDTRLGPAWYHHFLARTPVEPGDDWLFDAASIARPSQHQDPIEEIA